One genomic segment of Desulfocapsa sulfexigens DSM 10523 includes these proteins:
- a CDS encoding tetratricopeptide repeat protein yields MKYLRVIPPLSWLMLFFTLFPAHPLFANSQTSPFFLPPKTSEASSPSATTGGSPFLLPPEENIAPPLNQVSLTAGELQKQGTRLAREGKLEEARISLSRSLKKDPTSLVTLNNLGLVMRKLERFDEALQAYISALESDKNYALTYKNLGILLEKQGVHDQAALAYKKYCVLAPNAADAHNVGARADWLQSQINTSPTQSTTQQKAEEEQELSDQYMAEKALEWHDIGANLFAESVVEKDRDKLFSAIDYLEKATVGLPENNGITVDLADAYMEVNSPSLTALAIDLYESVFESFSEDPLLARLVEAYYQLRNFEVAFALAEQRMTSCPVDQRRAAAIQLSFVAFSSQKETRAIELIRQDIQQRGDDHVLALTIATIQEAQGETDAALSIAFSLLADKNLDSALRAYVEKVKTRLLGGVK; encoded by the coding sequence ATGAAGTACCTTCGAGTTATCCCTCCTCTGAGTTGGTTGATGCTCTTTTTCACTCTCTTTCCTGCTCACCCACTATTTGCCAACAGTCAAACATCTCCATTTTTTCTTCCTCCAAAAACATCGGAGGCCTCTTCTCCTTCTGCGACGACAGGTGGCTCTCCTTTTCTACTGCCCCCGGAAGAAAACATTGCGCCACCCTTAAACCAGGTAAGTCTGACGGCGGGTGAATTACAAAAGCAAGGAACCAGATTGGCTCGGGAAGGAAAATTAGAAGAAGCACGAATTTCTCTTTCTCGTTCTCTTAAGAAAGATCCCACCAGTTTAGTGACACTAAATAATCTCGGTCTGGTAATGCGTAAGCTCGAAAGATTCGATGAAGCATTGCAGGCATATATTTCGGCTCTTGAGAGTGATAAGAACTATGCTTTGACATACAAAAATCTAGGTATCCTGCTGGAAAAACAGGGTGTACACGACCAGGCAGCTCTGGCTTACAAAAAATATTGTGTCCTGGCACCTAATGCCGCAGATGCCCATAATGTGGGGGCCCGTGCAGATTGGTTACAGAGTCAGATAAATACATCCCCCACCCAAAGTACAACACAACAAAAGGCAGAAGAAGAGCAAGAACTCAGCGACCAGTATATGGCAGAAAAGGCTCTGGAATGGCATGACATTGGTGCGAATTTGTTTGCTGAATCTGTAGTTGAAAAAGACCGTGATAAGCTCTTCAGTGCCATCGATTATCTTGAAAAAGCAACAGTTGGTTTGCCGGAGAATAACGGAATTACCGTTGATCTGGCAGACGCCTATATGGAGGTGAATTCTCCAAGTTTAACTGCATTAGCTATTGATCTGTACGAATCAGTGTTCGAGTCTTTTTCGGAAGATCCGCTCCTGGCTCGTTTAGTGGAAGCGTATTATCAGTTGCGCAATTTTGAAGTCGCGTTCGCGCTTGCAGAACAACGCATGACATCCTGTCCCGTCGATCAGCGAAGAGCTGCTGCTATACAGCTGAGCTTTGTTGCTTTTTCCTCACAAAAAGAGACTCGTGCAATTGAACTTATTCGCCAAGATATACAGCAACGTGGAGATGACCATGTTTTGGCGTTAACCATTGCCACCATTCAGGAAGCACAGGGGGAAACAGATGCTGCATTGTCAATTGCATTCAGTCTTCTGGCCGACAAAAATCTTGATAGTGCTTTACGAGCCTATGTTGAGAAAGTCAAAACCCGGCTTTTAGGAGGTGTCAAATGA
- a CDS encoding PAS domain-containing sensor histidine kinase, whose amino-acid sequence MFWIDWVAVVMVGVGAFFMLLSILSAVAMLSRLTPFYKRKWTLLTIFKGFFLLGYLAFIIILVMKLKLPVEFVTGVVFLGGAFFVFMVIRLTKYTITDLANKEDALNELNATLEKKVSQRTIELEKSMADLGNEMLEREKANYEIHRMEEELRLILDTISTGIRVIGLDHRITRVNKRFCHLLGMSNDELVGSACYENFDNEDCRDSPSCRLKNLNTAHDDNELIEKKTTREGKQYHFRITSAPLKDTDGKVVALLEDFQDVTPLIKAQEEKELAQSRLHQAAKLESVGQLAAGIAHEINTPVQFVGTNLEFLKESFEDIATFLEKLQITMNDGESTAGLKQGLEELDWDFLSEEIPLAIEQSMGGTERVRKLVLAMKEFSHPTTREMAPADINSILHNTIIISQNEWKHVADMKTKLSEDLPPVPCLIDAMGQVFLNIIVNAAHAIADRIKDTSEKGTITITTATHGDFAEISFSDTGKGMDKELCSKIFDPFFTTKEVGSGTGQGLSIAHDIVVNKHHGDIKVESSVGVGTRLIVQLPLKAVEN is encoded by the coding sequence ATGTTTTGGATTGATTGGGTTGCGGTTGTCATGGTTGGAGTAGGTGCCTTTTTCATGCTCCTATCAATTCTCTCAGCTGTAGCCATGCTGTCCCGCCTTACCCCTTTTTACAAAAGAAAATGGACCCTCCTCACCATATTTAAAGGATTTTTCCTCTTAGGTTACCTTGCCTTTATTATCATTCTCGTGATGAAACTCAAACTTCCGGTGGAGTTTGTTACCGGAGTTGTTTTTCTGGGCGGTGCCTTTTTTGTTTTTATGGTTATTCGCCTGACTAAATATACCATCACAGACCTTGCCAATAAAGAAGATGCCCTCAACGAACTTAATGCCACTCTGGAGAAGAAGGTAAGCCAGCGTACCATTGAACTCGAAAAAAGTATGGCAGATCTGGGCAATGAAATGTTGGAACGTGAAAAGGCAAATTACGAAATCCACAGAATGGAAGAAGAATTACGACTGATTCTTGACACAATTTCCACAGGTATCCGGGTTATTGGCCTAGATCACAGGATTACCAGGGTAAATAAACGTTTTTGCCATCTTCTTGGTATGAGTAATGATGAGTTAGTTGGAAGTGCCTGTTATGAAAATTTCGATAATGAAGACTGTCGGGATTCACCATCCTGCAGGTTGAAAAATCTAAACACTGCCCATGATGACAATGAACTCATAGAAAAAAAGACTACCCGGGAAGGGAAGCAATACCATTTTCGCATCACCTCAGCGCCCCTGAAAGACACTGACGGGAAGGTTGTTGCACTCCTGGAGGATTTCCAGGACGTCACACCATTAATCAAAGCGCAGGAAGAAAAAGAACTGGCTCAGAGTCGGCTTCATCAGGCAGCCAAACTCGAATCCGTGGGCCAGTTGGCTGCGGGTATTGCCCACGAAATAAATACACCTGTTCAGTTTGTCGGCACAAATCTGGAATTTTTGAAAGAAAGCTTTGAAGATATTGCCACCTTCCTCGAAAAACTTCAGATAACAATGAATGACGGAGAGAGTACTGCCGGTTTAAAACAGGGACTGGAGGAGCTTGACTGGGATTTTCTTTCTGAGGAGATTCCCCTGGCCATTGAGCAATCCATGGGAGGAACGGAAAGGGTTCGTAAGCTTGTCCTGGCCATGAAGGAATTTTCACACCCCACTACCAGAGAGATGGCTCCGGCAGATATTAACAGTATCCTGCATAACACTATTATAATTTCTCAAAATGAATGGAAACACGTTGCAGATATGAAAACCAAGCTTTCTGAAGATCTCCCCCCCGTACCCTGCCTGATTGATGCAATGGGCCAGGTATTTCTCAATATTATCGTGAACGCTGCCCACGCCATTGCAGACAGGATCAAAGACACATCCGAAAAAGGAACAATAACCATCACCACTGCTACTCACGGTGATTTCGCAGAAATATCCTTCAGTGACACCGGAAAAGGAATGGACAAAGAACTCTGTAGTAAAATCTTTGATCCTTTTTTTACCACTAAAGAAGTGGGCAGCGGTACAGGACAAGGACTATCCATCGCCCATGACATTGTCGTCAACAAGCATCATGGTGACATTAAAGTAGAAAGTTCAGTTGGAGTCGGGACACGGCTTATTGTACAACTGCCATTGAAAGCTGTAGAGAACTGA
- a CDS encoding two-component system response regulator: MSGVKEKTPLILIVDDDFGLRLLMRASLEKDGFRVAEAENGLVAVSVFEKLQPDAILLDVMMPKLDGFDTCKTVRKMTGGIHTPILMVTGLEDLESIHRAFESGATDFITKPINWPVLNYRVKYMLRASNAFFDVIDQRKQIEVLAFYDHLTGLANRTMFKDSLDTALIDSAAEESQLAVLFMDLDRFKIINDTLGHHVGDILLKNVAGRVSTCIRDSDSFSRYGQDESKSCVSRLGGDEFTIMLPRLQTPEDASRVAQRIKNSLSHKFTIEGHEIFISASIGISIFPLDGNDSEVLMKHADLAMYHAKEKGKNGFQFYKKALNVKAKVRLDFENDVRKAVTNDEFVLWYQPQVDMRDGQIVGAESLARWTHPTLGQVPPSDFIPSIEELGLIVPFTDWVIRRVGEQQQAWKEQGYRQVRVAVNISSKQFAEQHLPQKLRESLEGNHLKPNAFEVEITESVMAEKKGETEEILEEIKKMGLTISVDDFGTGYSSLLYLKNFPISSIKIDRFFVKDIIKNPQDAAIIQAIIALAKSLGMTTIAEGIETSEQFKLLRSMGCDIGQGYFFSPPVPEEAFAQLVKDDFCYIETK; the protein is encoded by the coding sequence ATGAGTGGTGTCAAGGAAAAGACCCCTTTAATTTTGATTGTCGATGATGACTTTGGTCTTCGTTTGTTAATGCGTGCCAGTCTTGAGAAAGATGGCTTCAGAGTAGCTGAGGCAGAGAATGGCCTGGTCGCAGTTTCTGTTTTTGAAAAGTTGCAGCCAGATGCCATTCTCCTTGATGTCATGATGCCAAAACTTGACGGATTTGATACCTGTAAGACGGTTCGTAAGATGACAGGTGGTATTCATACGCCCATACTTATGGTAACAGGACTGGAAGATCTTGAATCCATCCATCGCGCTTTTGAGTCCGGAGCCACTGATTTTATCACTAAGCCAATCAACTGGCCTGTGTTAAATTATCGGGTCAAATACATGCTGCGTGCCAGTAACGCATTTTTTGATGTCATTGATCAGCGCAAACAGATAGAAGTGCTGGCCTTCTATGATCATCTGACCGGACTGGCCAATCGTACCATGTTTAAAGATAGTCTGGATACGGCTCTTATCGACTCTGCTGCAGAGGAAAGTCAACTTGCTGTTCTCTTTATGGATTTGGATCGGTTCAAGATTATCAATGATACCCTTGGACATCATGTTGGTGATATTCTCCTCAAAAATGTTGCTGGACGGGTAAGCACTTGTATTCGTGATTCTGATTCTTTCAGTAGATATGGGCAGGATGAGTCAAAGAGTTGTGTTTCACGACTGGGAGGTGATGAGTTTACCATTATGCTTCCCAGGCTTCAAACTCCCGAGGATGCCAGCAGGGTCGCCCAGCGAATCAAGAATTCCCTGTCCCATAAATTTACAATAGAAGGGCATGAAATATTTATTTCTGCCAGTATTGGGATCTCTATTTTTCCACTGGATGGTAACGACAGCGAAGTGCTGATGAAACATGCGGATCTGGCGATGTACCATGCAAAGGAAAAAGGAAAAAACGGTTTTCAATTTTACAAAAAAGCACTCAATGTAAAGGCAAAGGTGCGTCTTGATTTTGAAAACGATGTCCGTAAAGCAGTGACAAATGATGAGTTTGTTCTCTGGTATCAGCCACAGGTTGATATGCGGGATGGCCAAATTGTCGGGGCGGAGAGTCTGGCACGTTGGACACACCCCACGTTGGGGCAGGTTCCCCCGTCTGATTTTATTCCTTCCATTGAGGAGCTTGGGCTTATCGTTCCCTTTACAGACTGGGTAATACGCCGGGTGGGGGAGCAGCAGCAGGCCTGGAAAGAACAGGGGTACCGGCAGGTACGGGTGGCAGTCAACATTTCCAGTAAACAATTTGCTGAGCAGCATCTTCCCCAAAAACTGCGGGAAAGTCTTGAGGGGAACCATTTAAAACCCAATGCCTTTGAGGTAGAGATTACTGAGAGTGTGATGGCTGAAAAAAAAGGAGAAACTGAAGAAATTCTGGAAGAAATAAAAAAAATGGGCTTGACCATATCAGTGGATGATTTTGGTACCGGCTACTCCTCCCTGCTGTACCTGAAAAACTTTCCCATCAGTTCAATTAAAATCGACAGGTTTTTTGTCAAAGATATCATTAAAAACCCACAGGATGCCGCCATTATTCAGGCAATTATCGCTCTGGCCAAGAGTCTGGGGATGACCACCATTGCCGAGGGCATCGAAACCAGTGAACAGTTCAAACTCCTGCGCAGTATGGGCTGTGACATCGGGCAGGGATATTTCTTTAGTCCTCCAGTTCCTGAAGAGGCATTTGCGCAACTCGTGAAAGATGATTTCTGCTATATTGAAACAAAATAG